The Fimbriimonadaceae bacterium nucleotide sequence TCGGGATGATCACCGTCACCAACAACACCGGTGGCGGGCAGCCAGTCTCCATGGCCAACATCAAAGAGATTTCGGGGATTCTGAGAGAGCACGGCATCCCGTTCTTCATCGACTCTTGCCGATTCGCCGAGAACGCATGGTTTATCAAGCTGCGTGAACCCGGATATGCCGATAAAACGCCGAAGGAGATCGTCAAGGAGATGTTCTCGTACGCCGATGGCGCGACAATGAGCCTCAAAAAAGACGGCTTTGGAAACATCGGTGGGTTTCTCGCGATGAATGACGATTCGATGGCGGAGCAGGCTCGGAACCTTGTCATACTCACCGAGGGCTTCCCAACCTATGGCGGCCTTGCTGGGCGTGACCTTGAGGCGCTTGCCGTTGGGTTGGAGGAGACGCTCGACGAGAAATATCTGGAGTATCGAACTGCAACGGTTCGTTACTTAGCCGAACGTATTACTTCGAAGGGCGTAAAGATCGTGCAGCCCCCAGGAGGCCATGCCGTTTACATCAACGCGAGGGAGTTCTATCCACACATTCCTGCGTCGCAATTCCCGGCCCAGGCGTTCGTGTGCGAGCTTTACTTGAGGGGGGGCATTCGAGGTGTAGAGATAGGCTCAGTGATGTTCGGGCGAAACGTAGACGGTGTCGAACACCCAACCGACCGCGAACTCGTCAGACTTGCTCTGCCCAGAAGAGTCTATACACAAGCCCATGTGAACTACGTTTGCGAAGTGATTGAGGAGATGTATGACAATCGGGAGTCGGTAACGGGGTTGAAAATCACCAAACAACCACCGTTTTTGCGCCACTTTACCTGCGAAATGGCACCCGTGTAAGGAGGGCACCGCTGCGGTTTGAAGTCAAACCGTGAAGCGTAAAACGAGCTCTAAATCAGGCCCTGCAGTCCTCAATCTACAATCATCGATCTCCAATCCACGATCCCCTCCGGTATCCTCAATCCTTCCATGACCTTCCAAGACCTCATTTTCAGGCTCAATGACTACTGGTCCAAGCAGGGCTGTGCGATCCTGCAGCCTTACGATGTCGAAGTCGGCGCGGGGACCATGCATCCGGCGACCACCCTGCGCTGTCTCGGTCCAGAGGCTTGGAACGTCGCCTATGTGCAGCCTTCGCGCAGACCGGCTGACGGTCGCTACACGCGCAACCCCCAACGGAGCCAACGCTACTACCAGTATCAGGTGGTGATGAAGCCGAGCCCCGACAACATTGTCGATCTCTATATGGGCTCATTGGACGCGCTGGGCTTTGACACCAGCAAGCACGATGTGCGGCTTGTGGAAGACGACTGGGAGTCGCAGGCCGCAGGTGCAGCGGGCGTTGGCTGGGAGGTCTGGATGGATGGGGCGGAGATCACTCAGTTCACGTTCTTCCAGCAGATGGGCGGCATCGAATGCGACCCGGTGTGCGCTGAGATCACGTACGGTCCCGAGCGGCTCTGCCTCATGCTGAACAAGCAGAACTCGTTCTGGGAAGACCTTATGTGGAACGACAAGCTGACCTACAAACAGACCGACTGGCAGCTTGAAATGCAGAACAACGTTTACAACTTCGAGCTGGCAGATACGGACATGCTGTTCAAGATGTTCGATATGCTGGAGGCGGAGTCGAAACGAGTAATCGAGTCTGCTGTGTATTGGGACGACGAGCAGGGGATCATGACTTCGGTGAAGCCGGACGGCGTCTCGCATCCGTTCGACACGCTTCCCGAGGACGGCTTTAAGACGACCGGAGCGATGGCCTTGGTCTATCCGGCGCTGGATCTGGCGCTGAAGTGTTCGCACACGTTCAACCTGCTGGATGCGCGGGGCGTGATCTCGGTGACCGAGCGCGCGGCCTATATCAACCGAATTCGCGCTCGCGTGCGAGCGTGCTGCCTGAAGTACGTCGAACAGTTCAAAGAGCCTGTGAAAAAGTAATCCTATCGGAACTGAAAAGGCATTCCTAACGAAAGATTTAGGACCCCCTGAAGCCGTTTTCCTCTATAATCGTCTCAACTCCCGACAGGAGAAACGAATCTATGAAAGCTTTGCTTGCCTTATTGTCGCTTGTTGGTCTGTTCGCTGTGGCGCTGCTCCCATCGACGGTTGGCGCTCAGGCGCAAGAGTCCGCCCGTGTCGATGCGAAACAATTGAAGACACTCATTACCGGTCTTGGATACACGGTCAAGGATCTCAATACCGAAGTTGGAAAAGAGAAGTACGAGTTCACCATTACCCGTGATGATCTGGATATCCCCATTGCTGCTGAAATCAGTGGAAGCAAGAACTATGTTTGGCTTACGGTGTACCTTGGCGATCAGCCTAAGGATGCTGCCTTTACAGCGAAGGCTCTGCCGATTCTGAAACAGAATTTTAAGATTCAACCCTGCCAGTTTTATGTGACCGCTAAGGACGCCCTCATGGTGGCTATCGCTATCGATAACCGGAATGTTGATGCCGCTGTTCTTCGTCGCAACATCGACAAGCTTGGCGCCGACGTCGCAGGCTCCAAAGACTTGTGGTTGTGATGGTCAAAGAATCGTCTTGAATTTGTTAGTTGTCTGTCGCTGAAATCGTTTAGGATTTCAAGTGGGTTCTACGTGATCTCTTACACGGCACTCACTCAGGCACGGGATGCATCTACATCAGCTTGAATTAGTCACAGTCGGACCAATGATGTTTTCTCGTGCCATTGTATTAAGCAATCAGGTCATTCCAGGGCATAGATTTGAATTGATCAACTACGTCCTGGAATGTATCACCGTGTCTACTAAGAAACTGCTCTATCGCCAATTTTGCTTTGTGAAGATGACGCGTTCGATACTCGCGGTACACATTTTCCGCCGCCACAAGATACTTTGCTGCTCGGTGTAAATCTCCCTCTTTTTCAAAGACTTGGGCGAACTCCTGGCATGCCCAGCCTATATGTACGGCACGATCTCCGCTTACGGCGTGTCCGAGCAACATTTGCAAGGTGTCGACAAGCTTGTCAGGCATCTCAAGTCGCTGGTACGCTCGAACCAGATTTTGATAGACGAAGAGAAGCGGTCCTTGATTTTGACAGCGTTCGATGAGGTTATTTGTTTTTCCTACCCATTTCAGCCCGCTTTCAATGTCCCCAGCATCAATAAACATACGGGCTCGAATGACGCAGATGGTAGCCGCTAGCTCTAGAAGATTTGCTTCCTCAACCAGGCTCTCCGCTTCTTCGAGATAAGCAAGGGCAGGCGTAATCCCAAAGTTCTCGTAGGCGTCCCATGCAAGGTCAATGAGAGCATCCGCACTCTTGGCAATGTCGCCAAGCTGCTTGCAGATGTCTAGTCGTTGTTTCCATAAGCTGCGTGCAAGCTCATTGTCTGACTTTCGCGCTGCCAGCGCCCCTTCCAGGCCCAGCAACGAGGCATGCAGCGCCTTGTCGTCAGTTGCGAGCGCGGCGATACGAGCAGCATTGCCAAGGATTTCAAAATCAGTTAAGTATCCAGACTCAAAATAAGCTAGCGAAAGCGCTCTGGAGAGGGTGGCAATCTCATGATGTTTTCCTTCGATGGACAGATACATTGTCGCAGCGCGAAGGTTGGTGCGCTGCCTTTGCAACAATGAGGAAGCGCTCGCCCACTCTCCGCTGTCGAAGAGTTGTCCAATATGCTCGCTTGAGCGTAGAAAAAGCTCCGCATGACGTTCTCTCGCTTTGCTGATAAGATTTTGCGCAGTGGCGGATAAAACGGACCGCGACATGCCATCCACAATCGGATCTGGAATCTTAAAGCGGTAGTGAACGCCATCGAAGCTAGCATCGAGACGCTCCCTTCTGGCTAGGTCAGTAAGAATTGCCAGGGCATCTTCGGGGCGCTTTTCCACGACATACGCTGCCTCCTCCAAAGTAAACCAACCCGAAAAGGCCAACAACTGAGTGAGAAGGTGACGCTCCTCGTTTCGAATAAGGAAGAGAACTGGGCTTTCCTCGGATTCGAGTGATGCCGCTTCAGGCGGTAAGTTTGTGAGCAAGTCAAGGGATTTAAGGCTGCTGGCTGCGCTTTGGCTGGGCTGCAATGAGCCCACGGCCAATGCCACAAAAAGTGGTACTCCATGCAGGCGTTTGCACATGGTCGTCAATGTTGCTATAAGCTCTGGCGTGTGCTGCAACTCACCTACAAGCCTGGACAGTTTCTCTTGAAGCATCTTAACGCAGTCGTCGAGTTGGTTCTGACCGGGTTTGACTTCTATTACAGTCTCCATCGCGACATTAAGAGGCTTGTGGCTTGTGATCAGCCATCGTGTGTGTTGGCAATTCGGTGCCAGCTCCTCGATTATTCGTCCCACCCCGACGATGCGTTCGCAACTGTCGAGAACGATCAGGGTCCGAACTTCGGCAAGCAACTCCTGCAAAACGGTTGAGCTTGAGTCTGCCTCCGCCCCAAGGCTAGATGCGATTGCAGAAACCACCTCATCCACCCTTGACAACGTTCCACACTCTACAAAGAGGACACCATCGCGAAAGCGTTCAGCCACTTGCATGGCAATTTCACATGCGAGCCTGGTCTTACCCATCCCGCCAGGCCCGGCGATGGTAACAACTCTCTTGTCTGCTTGGCTTAGAAGCTGCAATAGTTGCTCTATCTCAGCGGTGCGTCCCACGAAAGGGCTTTCCCACCTCGGCAACACGTAAGGCCCGCTCCACTTGCGCCAATGCGCTGCTAAACTCCTTGTCAATTTGCTTTCTGGCGCATAGTCTTGAGGATTCGTAGCTAAAGACCGAATGGTCCGCCAAGCTTCTATCAGTCGTTGACGAGACCCCTGATCTTGGGTGAGGATAACTTCAAGTTCCTGCTCAGTCCGGGTATCGAGGCGCTTCAAAATGTAACGAACGAGGAGTTCGTTATTGGGGCGAATGGGAAAATCCAGCCGCTGATGTCGTCGCGATTCGGATTCTGACAACGCCGAACGGATCTGGTCCGCACGTGAGCCGTTTTTATGTCTCATGGCCTTGGACCTCCGTCGTGCTTTTCCATAAACTTGATGAGCTGCTTGAGCAAGCGCCCACCGAAGAGCCAACCATGCAGCATCGCCTCGGTAAGCCTGATTCCACAGACCTCGGAGGGCTTGATGAGGCGGAGGCAGACCTCTTTGAATTCTAACCCATCAACATGGTAATACTCAAACGCCAAACGCTTCCAGAGGGACGGATCCTTCAGACTGTCCGATGGGCAGTTGCATGCTTCTATCCGTTCCCCCAAGCTTTCCATCATACGAATAAACGGATAACGCGTTACACATCTATCAATTATCTGGTGTATTTGGTCAATGCTACAATTTCCGCAAAGATGGCTAGTGATGAACAAGTCTCTTTTTTGACTATAGTAATGCATAAGTATTACGGAAACATCTGTCCATGTCCAATCTTCATTCATACTCTCAGATAGATTGTTATTTTGACAGGCGATCCTGAGATGAGAAATATCTGAAGGAGTAAAGATAGGATAATCCAGTAAGATAGATATTAATTGAAATGAATCAAGATGCAGATAAGAATAGAATGCGTAGTTTAAGCAAACTTGATCACTTATCCAGGTCGCTATCGTAGTGTTTCGGTCTTTATCTGTGACTTGCGACAAGCTGTGAACAAACTCGGAAGCTTCAGCCGGTGATAAGCCATCACTGATGATAAGCTGGAGAAAGCGGAGCCGTTCGTTATGATGTCTGCGCTGCGAGCCAAGCCAGAGACGATCCGCACATGTGCGAATCTGCTTGATTTGCTCAGCATTATCCAGCGCTATCTTCTCTTCTGGATTCAGGTCTTTATCTGGAATTCGCTCCCAGTTTATGTCTTCTGCAGGTTCTCGTACTTTTCCTTTGGCATCATCGATCAGAATGCGGCGAAAAGTTGTGTTTACAGTTGCAACCCATTTGGCAAAGACGACTTCACCCCTTTCGTCGCAGAACTTCGCTTTTGGATCGCAATTAGAGTACGCCGCCCTAAGTTTTAGTATGGACTGTGAGGCAATATCCAACGAATCGTTTGTATCAATTAGCGATTGGCGAGCGAGGGAGTTGAGATGATGAAAAATGTACTCTTCCAGTCGATCATAAGAATCATCGCCACTTGAAGCCCAGCAATAGCGTTGAAAGGCCAGATCATATGCCGCCCAGAAGTCTATCCCCATGAGACCGTCCCCGTTGATTATATGGGTTTCAGTGACATTAACTACGTACTTTACCGAATAATTTCAAACTAACTGCATACGACAAACACAAATATGAGCGCTGAGAGGGTGACATGAAGTCATACCCTATGCGCATTCGGTCTCATTCCACAACAGCGCCAAATTTCCGAGTTCGATTCTGATAACTTTCTATGGCCTTCACAAGTTGTTTTTTGTCGAATTCGGGCCAGGAACACTCGGTGACGTAAAGTTCGCAGTAGGCGGCTTGCCAGATGAGGAAATTGCTCCAGCGCATCTCTCCGGCTGTGCGGATCATGAGGTCGGGTTCGGGAACAGATGGGTCGTACATGCGGCTGGAGATCAACTCCTCGGTGATCTCGTCGGGAGGTGTGCCTTCTTTGATCAAGTCTTGAATGGCATCCACGATCTCGGCCCGACCGCCGTAGTTGATCGCAAGGGTAAAGACCAAGCCTGTACAGTGCTTTGTCTCATCGATCCCCTTCTGGAGCGCTCGGCGCAGTGAGTCGCGCAGCTCGTCCATCCGTCCGATAATGCGCACCTGCACGTTGTTCTTTCTTAGGTTGTCGATCTGCTCCAGCATTGCCCGCTCAATGAGCTGCATAAGGCCCTTGACCTCATCTTCCGGGCGCCGCCAGTTCTCTGCGGAGAAGGCGTAGACGGTGAGGTAGGGAATGCCGATCTCGCCGCAGGCGTTGACAACGTTCTTGAGCGTGGCGTAGCCCTCACGGTGCCCCAGTAGACGCCCAATCCCGCGCGACCGCGCCCAACGGCCGTTGCCGTCCATGATAATGGCGATGTGGGTGGGGAGGGGGGGCATGGTGGGTGTTAGGCGTTGGGTGCTGGGCGTTGGGCGTTGGGCGTTGGACGTTAGGCGTTAGGCGTTAGGCGTTAGGCTCCGTAGTCTCGAACCTCCTCTCTAACTCTGTTGCCATACGATTGCCTTCGAAACTTAATGAGGCCGCTTAGAAGTTTCAAACCTATATCTATTGCCTCAATATGAACCTGAGCGTCACTTGTGAGCAGGCCTCGTTCCTGAGCGCGAGTAATCCACAGCCTTGCCTCACGGGCCGAGCCCCGCGCATAGATAAAGAACTTGACGGCATCAGCTTCGCCAAATCGTCCGTCGCCCTCAGCAAGGTTCGCACCCACACTGTCGATCGCTCTCACAAGCTGCGTCCCGACAGTGCCCTGGGAGAAAGGACCCCAGTTGGAAACTTCATTCCAAGCCCAACTCGCTACTGTTTCAAAAACCTTAAAGACCTCAAGATCCTCGATGGGTTGGTATTGACTCAATCGGCTCTGACTCCTTATCCCTCACGCCGAACGCCTGACGCCCTGCGCCCTCCCCTCAAACCTCCATCAATTCAGCGTCTTTCTTCTTCTGATGCTCGTGAACGTCGGCGATGTGCTTGTCGGTGTATTTCTGGATGGTCGTCTCGTGGCCTTTCAGGTCGTCCTCGCTCATCTCTTTTCGCTTTTCGGCGGCCTTTAAGTGCTCGTTCGCATCTCGCCGAACGTTGCGAATAGCCACGCAAGCTTGTTCAGCCCGGGCGTTCACCTGCTTCACGAGGTCTTTGCGGCGGTCTTCGGTCATCTGGGGAAAGACAAGCCGAATGTTCTGCCCGTCGTTCATGGGCGTGATGCCGAGGTCGCTCTTCATAATCGCCTTTTCGATCGTGCCGATCATGTTCTTGTCGTAGGGCGTGATCATGAGCTGACGAGGCTCGGGGATGCTCACGTTGGCGACCTGGTTGACCGGTGTATCGGTGCCGTAATAGTCCACATGCACACGCTCTAATACAGCGGGGTTAGCGCGTCCAGTGCGAATAGTCGAAAAGTCGTGAAGCATCACTTCAACAGCGTGCGACATACGTTTATCAGCGTCCTGCAAGATCTCTTGTGGGGTCATTTATTCTCCTCCAACGAGTGTGCCAACGGCCTCTCCTGATACCGCGCGCACCATGGTTCCTGGCTGATTAAAGTCTAACACGATGACCGGCAGTTGGTGTTCACGGCACATCGTAAAAGCGGTCTGATCCATGACGGCAAGCTTCTTAGTAATCGCCGTTTCATAGGTGACTGTCTCATACTTGACGGCATCAGTGTGCTTGTTCGGGTCTTTGTCGTAGATGCCATCGACCTTTGTCGCCTTGATCAGGGCGTGAGCATCAATCTCAAGGGCTCGCAAAACGGCAGCGGTGTCAGTTGTGAAGTAAGGATTGCCCGTACCCGCGCCAAAAACAACGATCCGACCCTTTTCAAGGTGGCGGATCGCACGACGACGGATAAACGGCTCAGCGACGGCGGTAATGGTGATCGCGCTCTGAACGCGGGTGGGAACCCCGGCCTTCTCGATGGCGGCCTGCATCGCCAGCGCGTTCATGATCGTCGCGAGCATTCCCATCTGATCGCCAACAGTGCGGTCAATTGCATTCGCACCACTAAAGGCTTCGCCACGGACGTAGTTTCCACCCCCAACAACCAGCGCGATCTGGACACCCAGCGCGTGTACGCTGGCGACCTCCGCGCCGATGTATTCGAGTATTTCCGGGTCGAGGCCGAAGCCGTTCTTGCCAGCGAGGGCTTCGCCGGAAAGTTTGATGAGCACTCTTCTGAGCGGTTTGCGTTCCATGTCTGGCAAAGTTATCCTCACGAAAAAATCGGCCTGAGTGGTGGGTTCAGGCCGAAAACAACTTTACCTTGTCGGCGCTGTGTCTGACCGCAACGACTGACGAATTCGAGCCGGTTTTCTGGACAAGGACAGCAGTTTGACAGCCGCATCATTGCCTACTCGCGTGTATCTCTGTTCGAGCCCATCCGTCCCAAGAATGAGAGTCTTTTCATGAGAAGCCTTTTCGTTCTTGTATTTGTCGCAGTGGCTTGCGCGGCCCTTGCTGTCCAGGGTCAGCTTTCAAAGGAGAGCAAGTCTGCATTGGCGACCTTAAAGAAGGTCGATAGCTTTGCTGTTGGCGGAGTTGGATTCGCCAATCGCATCTCAGACGGTGAGCTTGCTCTGCGTACGTTGATCAAAGACCCTGCTGCCAAAGTCGCTCTGCTTGAACTCATGAAGGATAAGAACATGGCAACACGGTTGTACGGTCTACTGGGCACTCGGTTGGTGAATCCGAAAGCAGTCCCCATCAAAGATAAGCTTGAACCCATGTTTAAGGGAACCGTGCCCTATTTCACCGGATGCCTTCTGAACGATAAACAAAATGCAAATGCTCTTGCCTCAAGAATCATAAAAGGTGAGTTCGACGCTCAGATGAAGGAACAGATAGAAGGCGACTCACGGCGATAGCGACTTATAATAATGCAGAGCATGAGTGTTTTTCACGCCAGAAGCACAGCCCAGAGGTTTGCAGCAGCTGCCGTTTTAGTCGGTATCTGCGTTGCTGTTGGGGTGATCGGGTGTGCTGGACAAACCGGTAGCGGACCCGGTTTTCTCGCCAACCCCTACGCTGGACAGTACGAAGGCTCGCTTTCCGGGGACTCAGCGGCGCTCTTCTCGGTGACGGTGAATGCGCAGGGCCAGGTCTCGGGAACGCTTACCGATGGACAGACGAAGCAGATGTCTGGAAGTGTGAACGAGGTCGGCGATGCAACTTGGACGGCAACTCCACCAAGCCCAGAAGCCGAAGTGACTTACCTCTTAGATGGTTCTTGCGACAGCAGCGGCTGTAGTGGAACTTGGTTCGGCACGACGGGATTAAACGGGAATTGGACCGGTTCCAAAACCCCTTAGATTAGGCCGTCGCCTCTAACTCTGGCTTCTTCCCCATAAACTTTCGCACGATTCTGCCGGTTAGACCACCACCAGCGGGCTTTCCGTTCCACGCCCTTATAGCTTGCACCAAGTTCAAAATGGTGTTGCAGATTCCGATCAGTCCGATGATAATCCACGTCACTGCCGACCGGATGATCACATGCCAGATGTTAAAGTTCTCCCAATTCTCCTGATAATGCCGGTACAGGCTGATGATGGAGTAGGTGAGGGAGATGATTCCTAAGAGGATGAGGAAGGCGTCCAGCAAGAGCGTTCCTATAAGCGCGTGAAGCGCGTGGCTTTTGACAAAGCGGGACTTACCCTTTAGAACGAGAACGACAATAGGCCCCATGAAAGGGAAGAAGATGCCTGAGGCATGAGCCAAGGTCGCGAATGTTCTGTCGGAGCGGTCGTTGGTGGACTCCATATCTTTCTCCATTTACGGTTACGCGCACCTTAGTATAGGGTTTCATGCGGCCTAATCCAGAATGAGAACGAAAGGCCGGTGCGTGGGTCCAAAATGCAAACACCCTCCGCCTTATTTTGGCAGAGGGTGTTTGCATTCTCTGAAGGGTCAGAGAAAGCGCGAATAAATTCGCGCACTCCCAAAAGTTACTCACCGCCGACGCGGAGGTAAACAAAGGCCTTAAGCTCAATCGGAGCGGCTGCACCCTTCGACTCTTCAGCCAGGAAAGCGCTAACCGACTTGCTCGGGTCCTTATAGAACTCCTGCTCCAACAGAACGGCGCGCTTGATGAACTCCTTGTTCACGCGGCCTTGGGCAATGTTCTTGGCGATGT carries:
- a CDS encoding DUF4870 domain-containing protein, with translation MEKDMESTNDRSDRTFATLAHASGIFFPFMGPIVVLVLKGKSRFVKSHALHALIGTLLLDAFLILLGIISLTYSIISLYRHYQENWENFNIWHVIIRSAVTWIIIGLIGICNTILNLVQAIRAWNGKPAGGGLTGRIVRKFMGKKPELEATA
- a CDS encoding tryptophanase, whose product is MREIIEPFRIKAVEPIQFTTAEQRLEILKQAKWNVFVIDAEDVIIDLLTDSGTSAMSAAQWAAVMVGDESYAGSRSFRKFEAKVRELWGLEHVIPVHQGRAAEKILMTIVGGKGQIIPNNNHFDTTRANVEYTGAEAVDLVIDEGKDPDSMHPFKGNLDPEKLKALITKHREQIPIGMITVTNNTGGGQPVSMANIKEISGILREHGIPFFIDSCRFAENAWFIKLREPGYADKTPKEIVKEMFSYADGATMSLKKDGFGNIGGFLAMNDDSMAEQARNLVILTEGFPTYGGLAGRDLEALAVGLEETLDEKYLEYRTATVRYLAERITSKGVKIVQPPGGHAVYINAREFYPHIPASQFPAQAFVCELYLRGGIRGVEIGSVMFGRNVDGVEHPTDRELVRLALPRRVYTQAHVNYVCEVIEEMYDNRESVTGLKITKQPPFLRHFTCEMAPV
- the pyrH gene encoding UMP kinase, with product MERKPLRRVLIKLSGEALAGKNGFGLDPEILEYIGAEVASVHALGVQIALVVGGGNYVRGEAFSGANAIDRTVGDQMGMLATIMNALAMQAAIEKAGVPTRVQSAITITAVAEPFIRRRAIRHLEKGRIVVFGAGTGNPYFTTDTAAVLRALEIDAHALIKATKVDGIYDKDPNKHTDAVKYETVTYETAITKKLAVMDQTAFTMCREHQLPVIVLDFNQPGTMVRAVSGEAVGTLVGGE
- the frr gene encoding ribosome recycling factor, whose product is MTPQEILQDADKRMSHAVEVMLHDFSTIRTGRANPAVLERVHVDYYGTDTPVNQVANVSIPEPRQLMITPYDKNMIGTIEKAIMKSDLGITPMNDGQNIRLVFPQMTEDRRKDLVKQVNARAEQACVAIRNVRRDANEHLKAAEKRKEMSEDDLKGHETTIQKYTDKHIADVHEHQKKKDAELMEV
- a CDS encoding glycine--tRNA ligase subunit alpha; the encoded protein is MTFQDLIFRLNDYWSKQGCAILQPYDVEVGAGTMHPATTLRCLGPEAWNVAYVQPSRRPADGRYTRNPQRSQRYYQYQVVMKPSPDNIVDLYMGSLDALGFDTSKHDVRLVEDDWESQAAGAAGVGWEVWMDGAEITQFTFFQQMGGIECDPVCAEITYGPERLCLMLNKQNSFWEDLMWNDKLTYKQTDWQLEMQNNVYNFELADTDMLFKMFDMLEAESKRVIESAVYWDDEQGIMTSVKPDGVSHPFDTLPEDGFKTTGAMALVYPALDLALKCSHTFNLLDARGVISVTERAAYINRIRARVRACCLKYVEQFKEPVKK
- a CDS encoding four helix bundle protein — protein: MSQYQPIEDLEVFKVFETVASWAWNEVSNWGPFSQGTVGTQLVRAIDSVGANLAEGDGRFGEADAVKFFIYARGSAREARLWITRAQERGLLTSDAQVHIEAIDIGLKLLSGLIKFRRQSYGNRVREEVRDYGA
- a CDS encoding NACHT domain-containing protein, which produces MRHKNGSRADQIRSALSESESRRHQRLDFPIRPNNELLVRYILKRLDTRTEQELEVILTQDQGSRQRLIEAWRTIRSLATNPQDYAPESKLTRSLAAHWRKWSGPYVLPRWESPFVGRTAEIEQLLQLLSQADKRVVTIAGPGGMGKTRLACEIAMQVAERFRDGVLFVECGTLSRVDEVVSAIASSLGAEADSSSTVLQELLAEVRTLIVLDSCERIVGVGRIIEELAPNCQHTRWLITSHKPLNVAMETVIEVKPGQNQLDDCVKMLQEKLSRLVGELQHTPELIATLTTMCKRLHGVPLFVALAVGSLQPSQSAASSLKSLDLLTNLPPEAASLESEESPVLFLIRNEERHLLTQLLAFSGWFTLEEAAYVVEKRPEDALAILTDLARRERLDASFDGVHYRFKIPDPIVDGMSRSVLSATAQNLISKARERHAELFLRSSEHIGQLFDSGEWASASSLLQRQRTNLRAATMYLSIEGKHHEIATLSRALSLAYFESGYLTDFEILGNAARIAALATDDKALHASLLGLEGALAARKSDNELARSLWKQRLDICKQLGDIAKSADALIDLAWDAYENFGITPALAYLEEAESLVEEANLLELAATICVIRARMFIDAGDIESGLKWVGKTNNLIERCQNQGPLLFVYQNLVRAYQRLEMPDKLVDTLQMLLGHAVSGDRAVHIGWACQEFAQVFEKEGDLHRAAKYLVAAENVYREYRTRHLHKAKLAIEQFLSRHGDTFQDVVDQFKSMPWNDLIA
- the uppS gene encoding di-trans,poly-cis-decaprenylcistransferase, whose protein sequence is MPPLPTHIAIIMDGNGRWARSRGIGRLLGHREGYATLKNVVNACGEIGIPYLTVYAFSAENWRRPEDEVKGLMQLIERAMLEQIDNLRKNNVQVRIIGRMDELRDSLRRALQKGIDETKHCTGLVFTLAINYGGRAEIVDAIQDLIKEGTPPDEITEELISSRMYDPSVPEPDLMIRTAGEMRWSNFLIWQAAYCELYVTECSWPEFDKKQLVKAIESYQNRTRKFGAVVE
- a CDS encoding sigma-70 family RNA polymerase sigma factor — encoded protein: MGIDFWAAYDLAFQRYCWASSGDDSYDRLEEYIFHHLNSLARQSLIDTNDSLDIASQSILKLRAAYSNCDPKAKFCDERGEVVFAKWVATVNTTFRRILIDDAKGKVREPAEDINWERIPDKDLNPEEKIALDNAEQIKQIRTCADRLWLGSQRRHHNERLRFLQLIISDGLSPAEASEFVHSLSQVTDKDRNTTIATWISDQVCLNYAFYSYLHLDSFQLISILLDYPIFTPSDISHLRIACQNNNLSESMNEDWTWTDVSVILMHYYSQKRDLFITSHLCGNCSIDQIHQIIDRCVTRYPFIRMMESLGERIEACNCPSDSLKDPSLWKRLAFEYYHVDGLEFKEVCLRLIKPSEVCGIRLTEAMLHGWLFGGRLLKQLIKFMEKHDGGPRP